The Candidatus Nitrosocosmicus franklandus genome contains a region encoding:
- a CDS encoding class I SAM-dependent methyltransferase: MFNLSPFQLRDLRILDCPSGASSFVAEASSTQYQIKEAVGCDLLYKEDDVGVLRNRGKEDLEYMVKQLSQVPDLYDWNIYSNISDLYEARNTAFEKFISDYKVDRLVTRKDKDEITKYKYIHAILPKLPFENEKFDLALSSNLLFYYHNMLDYQFHFNSILELLRVTSKEVRIFPCQKPDATFPDYFNKLLDNVGTRMNNKISFQIEKVSYEFRRGINKMLKIRKSE; encoded by the coding sequence TTGAGGGACCTAAGGATATTAGATTGTCCATCCGGAGCTTCTTCTTTTGTTGCTGAAGCCTCGTCTACTCAATATCAGATTAAAGAAGCTGTCGGATGTGATTTGTTGTATAAAGAGGATGATGTAGGAGTACTAAGAAATCGAGGTAAAGAAGACTTGGAATACATGGTAAAACAGCTCTCCCAAGTTCCTGACTTGTATGATTGGAACATCTATTCTAACATTAGTGATCTCTATGAAGCAAGGAACACTGCTTTTGAAAAATTCATTTCAGATTATAAGGTGGATAGACTTGTGACAAGAAAAGATAAAGATGAAATTACCAAATATAAATACATACATGCTATTCTTCCAAAACTACCTTTCGAAAATGAAAAATTTGATTTGGCATTAAGCTCTAATTTGCTTTTTTATTATCATAATATGTTGGACTATCAATTTCATTTTAATTCTATATTGGAATTATTACGTGTTACTAGTAAGGAAGTAAGAATATTTCCATGTCAAAAACCCGATGCCACTTTTCCAGACTATTTTAACAAATTGCTCGATAATGTTGGAACCCGAATGAATAATAAGATATCTTTTCAAATTGAAAAAGTAAGTTATGAATTTCGTAGAGGTATAAATAAGATGCTTAAAATAAGGAAGAGCGAATAG